One Halolamina litorea genomic window carries:
- a CDS encoding TIGR01777 family oxidoreductase has translation MNILISGSTGLIGRALVPHLEGAGHEVTRLVRPGTGGVDGIEWDPAVGTIDRERLEGFDAVVHLAGEPIDQRWTTGTKRRIEQSRVQGTRLVASALADLDDPPAVLVSGSAVGYYGDRGDRWLTEDASPGDLFISTVCERWEAAAQPAAEAGIRVVNTRMGIVLSTEGGALPRMLPPFRLGLGGHLGSGEQYMSWVTRADAVRIIAHLLESSSVRGPVNVCTPTPVTNRTFTDTLGSVLGRPTVMWVPGVAVRLLFGQMGAELLLASDRVRPAKLAANGFTWEYPELEPALEHVFAD, from the coding sequence ATGAACATCCTCATCAGCGGCTCCACGGGCCTGATCGGCCGTGCGCTCGTCCCCCATCTCGAAGGGGCCGGCCACGAAGTGACACGGCTCGTCCGCCCCGGAACCGGCGGCGTCGACGGCATCGAGTGGGACCCGGCCGTCGGGACGATCGACCGCGAGCGCCTCGAGGGGTTCGACGCCGTCGTCCACCTCGCCGGGGAGCCCATCGACCAGCGGTGGACCACAGGAACGAAACGACGGATCGAGCAGAGTCGCGTGCAGGGGACTCGGCTGGTGGCGAGCGCGCTCGCCGACCTCGACGACCCGCCGGCGGTCCTCGTCTCGGGGTCGGCCGTGGGCTACTACGGGGACCGGGGCGACCGCTGGCTGACGGAGGACGCGTCACCGGGTGACCTGTTCATCTCGACGGTCTGTGAGCGCTGGGAGGCCGCCGCCCAACCGGCCGCCGAGGCCGGCATTCGCGTCGTCAACACCCGGATGGGTATCGTCCTCAGCACCGAGGGCGGCGCGCTGCCACGGATGCTCCCCCCGTTCAGGCTCGGCCTCGGCGGCCACCTCGGCTCCGGGGAGCAGTACATGTCGTGGGTGACGCGGGCCGACGCCGTCCGGATCATCGCGCACCTCCTCGAGAGCTCGTCGGTACGCGGCCCGGTGAACGTCTGTACGCCCACACCGGTGACCAACAGGACCTTCACCGACACGCTGGGCAGCGTTCTGGGTCGGCCGACGGTGATGTGGGTGCCGGGGGTCGCCGTCCGACTGCTGTTCGGGCAGATGGGTGCGGAACTCCTGCTCGCCAGCGACCGGGTTCGCCCGGCGAAACTGGCCGCGAACGGCTTCACGTGGGAGTACCCGGAACTGGAACCGGCGCTCGAACACGTCTTCGCGGACTGA
- the serB gene encoding phosphoserine phosphatase SerB → MTLVAFDFDGTLSDAEMLVGLGDRFGVAEAIGDITARAMRGELSYAESLRERAAMLEGLPEHEAAAAYEETTLRPGAAAVIERLNDAGHTTAILTGGFTPGVEAALTRDGADVDRIVANELPTADGALTGDVTGPLIEGTKDDALTDLCGTYGVDPADTVAVGDGANDLPMLKAAGHAVGFEPKDPVEPHCDDVVTSMDALGGLFERTGLLE, encoded by the coding sequence ATGACGCTCGTCGCCTTCGACTTCGATGGGACGCTCTCGGACGCGGAGATGCTGGTCGGCCTGGGTGATCGCTTCGGCGTCGCCGAGGCCATCGGCGACATCACCGCCCGCGCGATGCGGGGGGAACTCTCCTACGCCGAGAGCCTCCGCGAGCGCGCCGCCATGCTCGAGGGGCTCCCCGAACACGAGGCCGCCGCGGCCTACGAGGAGACCACCCTTCGACCCGGTGCCGCGGCCGTGATCGAACGGCTGAACGACGCCGGCCACACGACCGCGATCCTGACCGGCGGGTTCACGCCGGGCGTCGAGGCGGCGCTCACCCGTGACGGCGCCGACGTGGACCGGATCGTCGCCAACGAACTCCCGACCGCCGATGGAGCACTCACGGGCGACGTAACCGGCCCGCTGATCGAGGGGACCAAGGACGACGCGTTGACCGACCTCTGTGGGACGTACGGCGTCGACCCGGCCGACACCGTGGCGGTCGGCGACGGCGCGAACGACCTGCCGATGCTGAAAGCCGCGGGCCACGCGGTCGGCTTCGAACCCAAGGACCCCGTCGAACCGCACTGCGACGACGTCGTCACGTCGATGGACGCGCTCGGCGGACTGTTCGAGCGGACGGGACTGTTGGAGTAG
- the serA gene encoding phosphoglycerate dehydrogenase: protein MRVLITDPIADAGIERLRGAGHDVATAYDAEGEDLLDAVSTADALIVRSGTDVNEAVFDAAPDLQIVGRAGIGVDNIDIDAATEHGVVVANAPEGNVRAAAEHTVGMAFAAARSIPQAHGRMVDGAWAKGEFLGTELNGKTLGIVGLGRVGQEAAKRLGALGMELVAYDPYISEDRADQIGAELVELEACIERAEFLTVHVPLTDETEGLISEAELAQMEDGYVINVARGGVVDEAALAEAVDDGVVAGAALDVFAKEPLPADSPLREAEEIVLTPHLGASTAEAQEHVAVATAEQVLAAFAGEPVMNALNAPSVDESAFPRIEPYIGLAETAGRVAAELFDGRIEEIGVSYAGEIAEEDVELITASAQQGAFAPLEWQVNAVNAPRVAEERGVDVTESKTRSSDDFRSLLTVTVGDGDDELSVSGTLFTGEEPRLVSIDGYRVDALPHGHMLVARNEDAPGVIGLIGTVLGEHGVNIAGMYNARETIGGEALTVYSLDDDMPDAAVTELEADDRIMEIREIHLSD, encoded by the coding sequence GTGCGAGTACTCATTACGGACCCGATCGCCGACGCCGGCATCGAGCGGCTCCGCGGTGCCGGCCACGACGTCGCCACCGCCTACGACGCCGAGGGAGAGGACCTCCTCGACGCCGTCTCCACCGCCGACGCCCTGATCGTCCGCTCGGGAACCGACGTGAACGAGGCCGTGTTCGACGCCGCGCCGGACCTCCAGATCGTCGGCCGCGCGGGTATCGGCGTCGACAACATCGACATCGACGCGGCGACCGAACACGGCGTCGTCGTCGCCAACGCGCCGGAGGGGAACGTCCGCGCGGCGGCCGAACACACCGTCGGGATGGCGTTCGCGGCCGCGCGCTCGATCCCGCAGGCCCACGGGCGCATGGTCGACGGCGCGTGGGCGAAGGGGGAGTTCCTCGGCACCGAACTCAACGGCAAGACGCTCGGCATCGTCGGCCTCGGCCGCGTCGGACAGGAGGCCGCCAAGCGACTCGGCGCGCTGGGGATGGAGCTCGTCGCCTACGATCCCTACATCAGCGAGGACCGCGCCGACCAGATCGGCGCCGAACTGGTCGAACTCGAGGCGTGTATCGAGCGCGCGGAGTTCCTCACCGTCCACGTCCCGCTGACCGACGAGACGGAGGGGCTGATCTCCGAGGCCGAACTGGCCCAGATGGAGGACGGCTACGTCATCAACGTCGCCCGCGGCGGCGTCGTCGACGAGGCGGCGCTGGCGGAGGCGGTCGACGACGGCGTGGTCGCCGGCGCCGCCCTCGACGTGTTCGCCAAGGAGCCGCTGCCCGCGGACTCGCCGCTGCGCGAGGCCGAGGAGATCGTCCTTACGCCCCACCTCGGGGCCTCGACGGCCGAGGCACAGGAACACGTCGCCGTCGCCACGGCCGAACAGGTGCTCGCGGCGTTCGCGGGTGAGCCGGTGATGAACGCGCTCAACGCGCCGTCGGTCGACGAGAGCGCGTTCCCGCGCATCGAGCCCTACATCGGCCTCGCCGAAACCGCGGGCCGCGTCGCCGCGGAGCTGTTCGACGGCCGCATCGAGGAGATCGGCGTGAGCTACGCCGGCGAGATCGCCGAGGAGGACGTGGAACTGATCACCGCGAGCGCCCAGCAGGGCGCGTTCGCGCCGCTCGAGTGGCAGGTCAACGCCGTCAACGCCCCACGGGTCGCCGAGGAGCGCGGCGTCGACGTGACCGAGAGCAAGACGCGAAGCTCCGACGACTTCCGGAGCCTCCTCACCGTCACCGTCGGCGACGGCGACGACGAACTCTCTGTGTCGGGCACGCTGTTCACCGGCGAGGAGCCCCGACTGGTCTCCATCGACGGCTACCGCGTCGACGCGCTACCCCACGGCCACATGCTCGTCGCCCGTAACGAGGACGCGCCGGGCGTGATCGGGCTGATCGGCACCGTGCTCGGCGAACACGGCGTCAACATCGCGGGGATGTACAACGCTCGTGAGACCATCGGCGGCGAGGCGCTGACGGTGTACAGCCTCGACGACGACATGCCCGACGCTGCGGTCACGGAGTTGGAGGCCGACGACCGGATCATGGAGATCCGGGAGATTCACCTCTCGGACTGA
- a CDS encoding pyridoxal-phosphate-dependent aminotransferase family protein yields the protein MDEEFLLLNPGPVPMSAAAREAMSEPMVSHRSAAFERVYERAQDGLTYVFERSTPNEAATARDGEALILNGTATMGMEAAVANLVEEDDELVAVVNGKFGRRFKRIAERHCEVTPVEFGWGDPIDTEAVSEAVTDDTAVVTVVHNETSTGLLNPVERIGEIAEAHDARFVVDGVTSIGGDEFRVDDWNVDIAVTDGQKALAAPPGVSALYVADGVDAHIDGEGAPFYEDLDWHSRKASQHQTPFTSAVPLFRGLAVAVEDIESEGMGNRITRHRRQSAAFREAMWAMGLESFPELNEESDYSNTLTAIELPEGARGDDSTAFFDAVSERGVSISGGQAHLGGDIFRVSNMGNLSPEQLLRGVRTIGEAFEEVGVDVDAEAAVETVQHELDV from the coding sequence ATGGACGAGGAGTTTCTGTTACTCAACCCCGGCCCGGTACCGATGAGCGCCGCCGCCCGTGAGGCGATGAGCGAGCCGATGGTCTCACACCGCTCTGCAGCGTTCGAACGGGTGTACGAGCGTGCACAGGACGGACTGACCTACGTGTTCGAGCGATCGACGCCGAACGAGGCCGCGACCGCCCGGGACGGCGAGGCGCTGATCCTCAACGGCACGGCGACGATGGGGATGGAGGCCGCCGTGGCGAACCTCGTCGAGGAGGACGACGAACTCGTCGCGGTCGTCAACGGGAAGTTCGGCCGCCGGTTCAAGCGGATCGCCGAGCGCCACTGTGAGGTCACGCCTGTCGAGTTCGGCTGGGGCGACCCCATCGACACCGAGGCGGTTTCCGAGGCCGTCACCGACGACACCGCCGTCGTCACCGTCGTCCACAACGAGACGAGCACGGGCCTCCTGAACCCCGTCGAGCGGATCGGCGAGATCGCGGAGGCCCACGACGCCCGCTTCGTCGTCGACGGCGTCACCTCGATCGGCGGCGACGAGTTCCGCGTCGACGACTGGAACGTCGACATCGCCGTCACCGACGGCCAGAAGGCGCTCGCGGCGCCGCCGGGGGTCTCCGCGCTCTACGTCGCCGACGGCGTCGACGCCCACATCGACGGCGAGGGCGCGCCGTTCTATGAGGACCTGGACTGGCACAGCCGGAAGGCGAGCCAACACCAGACTCCCTTCACCAGCGCCGTCCCGCTGTTCCGCGGCCTCGCGGTCGCCGTCGAGGACATCGAGTCGGAAGGGATGGGCAACCGCATCACCCGCCACCGCCGGCAGTCGGCGGCGTTCCGCGAGGCGATGTGGGCGATGGGGTTGGAGTCCTTCCCGGAACTGAACGAGGAGAGCGACTACTCGAACACGCTGACGGCGATCGAACTGCCCGAGGGCGCCCGCGGGGACGACAGCACGGCGTTCTTCGACGCCGTCTCCGAGCGCGGCGTCTCCATCTCCGGGGGGCAGGCCCACCTCGGCGGCGACATCTTCCGCGTGAGCAACATGGGGAACCTCTCGCCCGAGCAACTGCTCCGCGGGGTCCGGACCATCGGCGAAGCGTTCGAAGAAGTCGGCGTCGACGTCGACGCCGAGGCGGCCGTCGAGACCGTCCAACACGAACTCGACGTGTAG